From Propionispora hippei DSM 15287, the proteins below share one genomic window:
- the infC gene encoding translation initiation factor IF-3 — MAISKESLKINEEIRAREVRVVGSNGDQLGVMLTREALRIAGEQHLDLVEVAPTAKPPVCRIMDFGKFKYEQQKRDKEAKKKQKVVTVKEVKLRPNIEDHDFNVKLKNAQRFLQDGDKVKVTIMFRGRELSHPELGKQVLLKMAAELKEMVNVEREPKLEGKNMIMILAAKPHS; from the coding sequence GTGGCAATTAGCAAAGAGAGTTTAAAGATCAATGAGGAAATTCGGGCCAGGGAAGTTCGGGTGGTCGGCAGCAATGGCGATCAGTTGGGCGTTATGTTGACCAGAGAGGCCTTGCGCATTGCTGGTGAGCAGCATCTTGACCTGGTGGAGGTGGCCCCTACCGCCAAACCGCCGGTTTGTCGCATTATGGATTTCGGTAAGTTCAAGTATGAACAGCAGAAACGCGACAAAGAAGCCAAGAAGAAACAAAAAGTGGTTACGGTAAAAGAAGTAAAGCTTCGCCCCAATATTGAGGATCATGATTTCAATGTTAAGCTGAAAAACGCTCAGCGTTTTCTGCAGGACGGCGATAAGGTCAAGGTAACCATTATGTTCCGTGGCCGGGAACTTTCTCATCCGGAGCTGGGGAAACAGGTTTTACTCAAAATGGCCGCTGAATTGAAAGAGATGGTCAATGTTGAGCGGGAACCCAAGCTGGAAGGAAAAAATATGATTATGATTTTGGCAGCTAAACCACATAGCTAA